In Flammeovirgaceae bacterium 311, one DNA window encodes the following:
- a CDS encoding CsbD family protein (COG3237 Uncharacterized protein conserved in bacteria), whose amino-acid sequence MHSKEYRARGNWNEIKGGLKQKYGNLTDDDVTYQEGKEDEWLGKLQQKTGETKDKIKSWIDRL is encoded by the coding sequence ATGCATTCAAAAGAATATAGAGCCCGCGGTAATTGGAATGAAATCAAAGGTGGGCTGAAACAGAAATATGGAAACCTGACGGATGATGACGTAACTTACCAGGAAGGTAAGGAAGACGAGTGGTTGGGTAAGCTTCAGCAAAAGACTGGCGAAACCAAGGATAAGATTAAGAGCTGGATCGACAGACTATAA
- a CDS encoding hypothetical protein (COG0457 FOG: TPR repeat), protein MSICILWLVLSLLVGTLGRNRTIEFSGAFGLSLILSPLVGFVIVLFTPQVYDKGALALAAGERLLKKRKVDKAISSFKTALQTRPSCVTAHYGLARAYSLKNMPEKSLYHLNKAFANGYFNLHRLQQNPDLHNLRSYEGFKSFEPNRFMLGYFLSESKKHHLLRAS, encoded by the coding sequence ATGTCCATTTGTATTCTGTGGCTTGTGTTATCTCTCTTAGTAGGCACTTTAGGCCGCAACCGTACTATTGAATTTAGTGGTGCTTTTGGCCTCTCCCTGATCCTAAGTCCTCTTGTAGGTTTTGTAATCGTATTATTCACTCCGCAGGTTTATGATAAAGGCGCATTAGCCCTGGCTGCAGGTGAACGACTGCTAAAGAAAAGGAAAGTTGATAAGGCTATCAGTTCATTTAAAACTGCGCTGCAGACAAGACCCTCTTGTGTTACCGCTCATTATGGTTTAGCCAGGGCTTATTCCTTGAAGAACATGCCTGAAAAATCACTCTATCACTTAAATAAGGCATTTGCAAATGGTTACTTTAACCTGCACAGGCTACAGCAAAATCCCGATTTGCACAACCTAAGGAGCTACGAAGGCTTTAAATCATTTGAGCCAAACAGGTTTATGCTGGGATATTTTTTAAGTGAATCAAAAAAACACCATCTGCTCAGAGCTTCGTAA
- a CDS encoding peptidase M48 Ste24p (COG4784 Putative Zn-dependent protease) — MNKTALTSLIVAVVLMFTSCATNPVTGRRQVSLVSTEQEIAMGQQADPQIVAQFGLYESPELQRFIQNKGQQMAAVSHRSELNYEFKILDSPVINAFAVPGGYVYFTRGIMAHFNNEAQFAGVLGHEIGHITARHSAQQQTKATLGQVALIGAMIASPEFAQFGNTAAQGLQLLFLKYGRDDERQSDKLGVEYSSKIGYDASEMADFFLTLQRQSEGTGSEEIPGFLSTHPNPGDRYQDVHELAAKWKKQLQLTNAEVNRNNYLKMIEGMTYGEDPKQGFVENQVFYHPELKFQFPIPANWQHQNSPQAFQMAAQDGKAMMMLTLAPGNSLEEAARQTLEQYGLQVVESRQVTVNGFPAIAMVADQAPQQGQQQQQQQAQTIRTLIYLIQYGGNIYSMIGVSSANDFNNYAQLFTNTMQAFNALNDPDKLNRQPERIRIRTVQQAATLQQVLSSFQVPSNRMEELAILNGMQLSDRVEQGTLIKVVGK, encoded by the coding sequence ATGAATAAAACCGCGCTCACCAGCCTGATTGTTGCTGTAGTTCTTATGTTTACCTCCTGCGCCACCAACCCGGTTACGGGCAGACGTCAGGTAAGCCTGGTCTCTACCGAGCAGGAAATAGCCATGGGCCAGCAGGCCGACCCGCAGATCGTAGCACAGTTTGGCTTGTATGAAAGCCCTGAACTGCAGCGCTTTATTCAGAATAAAGGCCAGCAGATGGCTGCCGTATCACACCGCAGTGAGCTTAATTACGAGTTTAAAATCTTAGACTCACCGGTTATCAATGCCTTTGCCGTGCCAGGGGGCTACGTTTATTTTACACGTGGTATTATGGCCCATTTTAATAATGAAGCACAGTTTGCGGGGGTACTGGGACATGAAATAGGCCACATTACTGCCCGCCACTCTGCACAACAGCAAACAAAAGCAACCCTGGGGCAGGTAGCCCTTATTGGTGCCATGATTGCCTCGCCGGAGTTTGCCCAGTTTGGCAATACGGCAGCCCAGGGGCTACAGCTGCTCTTTTTAAAGTATGGCCGTGACGACGAACGCCAGTCTGATAAGCTGGGGGTTGAGTACTCCTCTAAAATTGGCTACGATGCTTCCGAAATGGCAGATTTCTTCCTGACACTGCAGCGGCAGTCGGAAGGAACCGGATCCGAGGAAATCCCTGGTTTTCTTTCTACCCACCCTAATCCCGGAGATCGTTACCAAGATGTACATGAGTTAGCGGCTAAATGGAAAAAACAGCTACAGCTCACAAATGCCGAAGTAAACCGGAACAATTACCTGAAGATGATTGAAGGGATGACCTACGGCGAGGATCCAAAACAGGGATTTGTAGAAAACCAGGTGTTTTACCATCCGGAGCTTAAATTTCAGTTCCCAATTCCTGCTAACTGGCAACACCAAAACAGTCCGCAGGCATTTCAGATGGCGGCACAGGATGGTAAAGCCATGATGATGCTTACCCTTGCCCCGGGCAACTCCCTGGAAGAAGCCGCCCGGCAAACGCTTGAGCAGTACGGACTGCAGGTGGTGGAGTCCAGACAGGTTACCGTTAATGGGTTTCCGGCCATTGCCATGGTGGCAGATCAGGCACCACAGCAGGGGCAACAGCAGCAACAGCAGCAGGCACAGACCATCCGCACCTTGATTTACCTGATCCAGTATGGCGGCAATATCTACAGCATGATTGGTGTTTCATCGGCCAACGATTTCAATAACTATGCGCAGCTCTTCACCAACACCATGCAGGCATTTAACGCCCTGAACGATCCGGATAAATTAAACCGCCAGCCGGAGCGAATCCGTATACGCACTGTTCAGCAGGCGGCTACACTGCAACAGGTACTTAGCAGCTTTCAGGTTCCCAGCAACCGTATGGAGGAGCTGGCCATACTAAATGGTATGCAGCTAAGCGACCGGGTAGAACAGGGAACGCTCATTAAAGTGGTAGGAAAATAA
- a CDS encoding death-on-curing family protein (COG3654 Prophage maintenance system killer protein): MIAREELIYLHEMLNERFFGDTGIRDERGLSAALARPLASFGGEDLYQGPVEKAAALTESLVKNHPFHEGNTRTAYVVMKLLLLEHGFKIAATEEERHSLMLDIATSRADYSRIREWLEQHLVK; this comes from the coding sequence ATGATAGCGCGTGAAGAACTGATTTACCTGCACGAAATGCTCAATGAACGTTTCTTTGGCGATACGGGCATTAGGGATGAGCGCGGGCTTTCTGCAGCCTTAGCCCGGCCCCTGGCAAGCTTTGGTGGAGAGGATCTGTACCAGGGTCCTGTTGAAAAAGCTGCCGCCCTGACAGAAAGCCTGGTGAAGAATCATCCTTTTCATGAAGGCAACACACGTACAGCCTATGTGGTCATGAAACTGCTGCTGCTGGAGCATGGATTTAAAATAGCCGCTACCGAAGAGGAGCGGCATAGCCTGATGCTGGACATTGCCACCAGCAGGGCTGATTATAGTCGGATCAGGGAATGGCTGGAGCAGCATCTTGTTAAATAA
- a CDS encoding MoxR-like ATPase (COG0714 MoxR-like ATPases), whose amino-acid sequence MEDFFSGTSSRGNDRRQEHQRKIKDVFQEISKMVVGQQHMINRLLIGLFTNGHILLEGVPGLAKTLTVNTLAQALHLDFKRLQFTPDLLPADLIGTMIYNQQTSNFEVKKGPIFANIILADEVNRSPAKVQSALLEAMQEKQITIGDTTYQLDRPFLVLATQNPVDQEGTYPLPEAQVDRFMMRVFVDYPTKDEELEIMRRMANTSFKPQIGTILTKEDIFEIRDEINAVNINDSLERYIIELVWATRQPANYGLKDEAAYIQFGASPRASININMAAKAVAYFDGRDYVLPEDVKEVAEDVLNHRILLNYEAEAEAVTGKDLVRSILQKIPISSL is encoded by the coding sequence ATGGAAGACTTTTTTTCAGGCACCAGTAGCCGCGGGAATGACCGCCGCCAGGAGCATCAGCGAAAAATCAAAGATGTGTTTCAAGAGATAAGCAAAATGGTCGTGGGGCAGCAACACATGATTAACCGCCTGCTGATTGGCCTGTTCACCAACGGCCATATCCTGCTGGAAGGGGTGCCTGGCCTCGCCAAAACCCTTACGGTAAATACACTGGCCCAGGCGCTGCACCTCGATTTTAAACGCCTGCAGTTTACGCCAGATCTGCTGCCTGCCGACCTGATCGGCACCATGATCTATAATCAGCAAACCAGTAATTTTGAGGTTAAAAAAGGTCCTATATTTGCCAACATCATCCTGGCCGATGAGGTGAACCGCTCACCCGCCAAGGTGCAAAGCGCTCTGCTGGAGGCCATGCAGGAAAAGCAAATTACCATTGGCGATACCACCTACCAGCTCGACAGGCCTTTTTTGGTACTGGCAACCCAGAACCCGGTAGACCAGGAGGGAACTTACCCCTTACCCGAAGCACAGGTAGACCGTTTTATGATGCGGGTTTTTGTAGATTACCCTACTAAAGACGAGGAACTGGAGATTATGCGCCGCATGGCTAATACCTCCTTTAAGCCACAGATTGGCACCATTCTTACCAAAGAAGACATCTTTGAGATAAGAGATGAGATCAATGCAGTAAATATTAACGACTCACTGGAGCGCTACATTATTGAGCTGGTATGGGCTACCCGGCAGCCTGCCAACTATGGCCTGAAAGACGAAGCTGCCTATATTCAGTTTGGAGCATCGCCCAGGGCCAGTATTAACATCAATATGGCAGCCAAAGCAGTAGCCTATTTCGACGGGCGCGATTATGTGCTCCCGGAAGATGTAAAAGAAGTAGCAGAAGATGTGCTCAACCACCGCATTCTGCTCAATTACGAGGCCGAAGCCGAAGCCGTAACGGGTAAAGACCTGGTTAGGTCAATACTGCAAAAAATACCGATCAGCAGCTTGTAA
- a CDS encoding transaldolase codes for MYFLHLVLIKILDVRKTVKKAIVSMHKKIILFIGLLLMPLLLMAEANNISISGQVLNADDKQVRIVLHSFVPGEEDHASTTSLDDKNNFQFVAYIREAMFGRIYYGKHSAVIFVEPGAQLQIVFDASNFATSIRFSGDGAKDNNYLSKFYLTHEISANDLREKFKKNTVEEFVAWTRKRKENQLIELTSSRPSLSPALYTYQQANIDYLWANDLFAYAGQLQNAKGKKTKLPENYYSFIDEVKLHNYDVIYLDSYRSFLTNYMQYLYANAYKMKPEEDKQYYNHIYELAAENLRALPKYHVQAVYLVEAISYIGLDVVKDEYIEFANECPVQPYKNELHELIKMQNVFEVKKPKVVFMDKNGREVPLSVLKGHIVLVRFDNNIQDTDPAELKKRDEMLQQQLAAFKDVKFLQLSMIDNRDAYERMVYADANDYLKSIINRPKPGQQVKLPDWSYVVLNREGLVVSNSLDDPNNELAIEKLKVILQQDDQIAAEQAP; via the coding sequence ATGTATTTTCTGCATCTGGTCTTAATTAAAATTTTAGATGTAAGGAAAACCGTTAAGAAGGCTATTGTTTCAATGCATAAGAAAATAATACTATTTATTGGATTGTTGCTAATGCCGCTCCTGCTTATGGCAGAAGCGAACAATATATCTATATCCGGCCAGGTTTTAAATGCGGACGACAAGCAGGTACGTATAGTGTTGCATTCCTTTGTGCCCGGCGAAGAAGACCATGCCTCTACCACCAGCCTGGACGATAAAAATAATTTTCAATTTGTTGCCTATATTCGTGAAGCCATGTTTGGCCGTATTTACTACGGCAAACACTCTGCTGTAATTTTTGTTGAACCCGGCGCACAGCTGCAAATTGTGTTTGATGCCAGCAATTTTGCTACAAGCATTCGCTTCAGCGGAGATGGTGCCAAAGACAATAACTACCTCTCAAAATTTTATCTTACTCATGAGATCAGCGCAAATGATCTCAGGGAAAAATTCAAAAAGAACACTGTAGAAGAGTTTGTAGCCTGGACCAGAAAACGGAAAGAAAACCAGCTTATTGAACTCACCAGCAGCAGGCCTTCTCTAAGTCCGGCGCTGTACACCTATCAGCAGGCAAACATTGATTATCTATGGGCAAACGATCTTTTTGCCTATGCCGGCCAGCTACAAAATGCAAAAGGCAAAAAAACCAAATTGCCTGAAAACTACTACAGCTTTATTGATGAGGTAAAGCTGCACAACTACGATGTGATTTATCTGGACAGCTACCGCAGCTTCCTGACCAACTACATGCAGTACCTGTATGCCAATGCATACAAAATGAAACCCGAAGAAGACAAGCAGTACTATAACCATATATATGAGCTGGCCGCCGAAAACCTTCGTGCATTGCCAAAGTACCATGTGCAGGCGGTGTACCTGGTAGAAGCCATCTCTTATATCGGGCTGGATGTTGTAAAAGACGAATACATTGAATTTGCAAATGAATGCCCGGTGCAGCCTTATAAAAACGAGCTGCATGAGCTCATTAAAATGCAGAATGTATTTGAAGTGAAGAAGCCAAAGGTGGTATTCATGGATAAGAATGGCCGTGAGGTTCCCTTAAGTGTACTCAAGGGCCACATCGTGCTGGTTCGTTTCGACAATAACATACAGGATACCGACCCTGCCGAGCTTAAAAAACGTGATGAAATGCTGCAGCAGCAGCTGGCGGCTTTCAAAGATGTTAAGTTCCTGCAGCTTTCCATGATCGACAACCGGGATGCTTACGAGCGCATGGTATATGCCGATGCAAATGATTACCTCAAGAGTATTATAAACCGGCCTAAGCCAGGCCAGCAGGTTAAACTGCCGGATTGGTCTTATGTGGTACTAAACCGTGAAGGCCTGGTGGTAAGCAACAGCCTTGATGATCCCAATAATGAGCTGGCGATTGAAAAATTAAAAGTAATTCTGCAGCAGGATGATCAGATTGCCGCAGAACAGGCACCATAA
- a CDS encoding KefB-and KefC-like glutathione-regulated potassium-efflux system protein (COG0475 Kef-type K+ transport systems, membrane components) — translation MEFPLLRDIVIILGLAVLIILLFQKLKMPSILGFLITGIIAGPHGLSLIHARHEVEMLAEIGVIFLLFVIGIEFSLKGLASIKNTVIVGGSLQVFGTILATALITKLLGMPWSQAVFMGFLLSLSSTAIVLKLLQAKAEITAPHGRIAVGILIFQDIIVVPMMLLTPIISGQADNIVTTLLILTAKVIGVVGVIILMARYVVPTILTLVVKTRSKELFILTIIVLCFATAWLTSSVGLSLALGAFFAGLVISESDYSHQATANILPFREIFISFFFVSIGMLLDMSFFILHLPVVLLLTIGVVLLKALVISGAVVALRYPPRTILLTAFSLFQVGEFAFLLSTVGLQYELLEDEIYQYFLAISILTMAATPFIFAKAVPITDFLLRRTLPLQVRRRLEKISKAASAPVDSDSMHDHVVIIGYGINGKNVARAAKSAQIPYVIVELNPDTVKSVKAEGEPIIYGDASQDIILQHVHVQEARVVVVAISDPNATKKIVAQIREFSKTVYIIVRTRYVSEIEENIRLGADEIIPEEFETSIEIFTRVLKKYLVPQDQVESFINYIRSQNYEMLRSQSSLSRVVPDHLQLTIPDVTISTLPVYQGNNKIVGKSVSDSDLRKNFGVTILAIKRGNHFETNIRPEQTIEQDDVLYVFGTTDNISALNGYLEM, via the coding sequence ATGGAATTTCCGCTCTTACGAGATATTGTTATCATTCTGGGGCTTGCCGTCCTCATCATTCTGCTTTTTCAGAAGCTGAAGATGCCTTCTATTCTGGGCTTTCTAATCACGGGTATCATTGCCGGGCCACATGGTTTGAGCCTGATCCATGCCCGCCATGAAGTGGAGATGCTGGCAGAGATAGGCGTTATTTTTCTGCTCTTTGTAATTGGTATAGAGTTTTCGCTGAAGGGGCTGGCCTCCATCAAAAATACGGTGATCGTGGGGGGGAGCCTGCAGGTATTCGGTACCATTCTGGCAACAGCTTTGATCACCAAACTACTGGGCATGCCCTGGAGCCAGGCCGTATTCATGGGCTTTTTATTATCCCTGAGCAGCACGGCTATTGTGCTGAAGCTGCTGCAGGCAAAAGCAGAAATTACGGCACCACATGGACGTATTGCAGTGGGTATTCTTATTTTTCAGGATATCATAGTGGTGCCCATGATGTTGCTCACCCCCATTATATCCGGGCAGGCTGATAACATCGTTACTACTTTACTAATACTTACAGCAAAGGTAATAGGGGTAGTAGGGGTGATCATCCTGATGGCCCGGTATGTAGTGCCTACCATTCTTACTCTGGTGGTAAAAACCCGCAGCAAGGAGCTCTTTATCCTTACCATTATTGTTCTCTGCTTTGCCACGGCCTGGCTTACTTCTTCTGTAGGGCTGTCGCTGGCGCTGGGTGCTTTCTTTGCCGGCCTGGTTATTTCAGAATCTGATTACAGCCATCAGGCCACTGCTAACATTCTGCCGTTCCGTGAAATATTCATCAGCTTCTTTTTTGTGTCGATTGGTATGCTGCTGGACATGAGCTTTTTTATCCTCCATTTACCAGTTGTGCTGCTGCTCACAATAGGAGTTGTACTGCTGAAAGCCCTGGTAATATCCGGAGCGGTGGTAGCGCTGCGCTATCCGCCCAGAACTATTCTGCTCACGGCTTTCAGCCTGTTTCAGGTGGGGGAGTTTGCCTTTTTGCTTTCTACCGTAGGCCTGCAGTATGAGCTGCTGGAGGATGAGATTTACCAGTATTTTCTAGCAATTTCCATTCTTACGATGGCCGCCACGCCATTCATCTTTGCCAAGGCCGTTCCTATAACAGATTTTCTGCTTAGGAGAACGCTACCGCTACAGGTGCGCAGGCGGCTGGAAAAAATCAGCAAGGCAGCAAGTGCTCCTGTTGATTCAGATAGTATGCATGATCATGTGGTGATTATTGGTTATGGTATTAATGGCAAAAATGTGGCGCGTGCTGCTAAAAGTGCCCAAATTCCATATGTGATCGTAGAGTTAAATCCTGATACCGTAAAAAGTGTAAAAGCCGAGGGAGAACCTATCATCTATGGAGATGCTTCGCAGGATATTATTTTACAGCATGTGCATGTACAGGAGGCCCGTGTAGTAGTGGTGGCTATTTCTGATCCCAATGCCACCAAGAAGATTGTGGCACAGATCAGGGAATTCAGCAAAACAGTTTATATCATCGTGCGTACCCGCTATGTAAGCGAAATTGAAGAAAATATTCGCCTGGGAGCCGATGAGATCATACCCGAAGAGTTTGAAACCTCGATAGAAATTTTTACCCGTGTTTTAAAGAAGTACCTGGTGCCACAGGATCAGGTAGAATCATTTATCAACTACATAAGATCCCAGAACTATGAAATGCTGCGCAGCCAAAGCAGCCTCTCACGCGTTGTGCCCGATCATTTACAGCTCACCATACCCGATGTAACCATCAGCACCCTGCCGGTTTACCAGGGTAATAATAAGATTGTGGGTAAAAGCGTATCAGATTCGGACCTGCGGAAAAACTTTGGCGTTACCATACTGGCCATTAAACGGGGCAATCATTTTGAAACCAACATACGGCCGGAGCAAACCATTGAACAGGATGATGTGCTCTATGTGTTTGGCACCACCGATAACATCTCTGCACTTAATGGCTATCTGGAGATGTAG
- a CDS encoding DNA polymerase I (COG0258 5'-3' exonuclease (including N-terminal domain of PolI)) encodes MAKPDKKLFLLDALALIYRAHFAFSKNPRITSTGLNTGAVYGFTNSLLEIIQKEKPTHIGVAFDTDVPTFRHVEFEAYKAQREKQPEDIKIAKPYIRQLIEAFNIPILEVDGFEADDVIGTLAKKACRAGFEVFMMTPDKDFGQLVEEHIYHYKPAYMGNAVDILGVQEVLDKWDVERIDQVIDMLGLQGDAVDNIPGIPGIGPKTASKLLKEYGTVENIVAHADEIKGKNGERIKEFGEQGILSKRLATINQEVPIDFDPDALLYTGPDDAKLKPLLQELEFRSTMRRLYGEEGTSAVAAATAAVAKKAQKQGASLQGDLFAAPAAEDKAALQDGTEVMEAVADLAAEDHRTLASPRTIYNSTHHYHLMQTEKQQEELVKHLKQQKAFCFDTETDALDPVEANLVGMSFCWYPGEAYYVPVPENEEEARQLIGRFKAVLEDDKVRKIGQNLKYDILALRKYDVEVRGPITDTMIAHYLLEPDMRHGMDLLAETYLNYKPVSITELIGSRGKDQKTMREVPLEAIKEYAAEDADITLQLERKLMPLLKQEKLLKLYADVEAPLVHVLADIEYNGISIDTDALKELSVQMDLEARELEKQVYQEAGEEFNIGSPKQLGEILFDKLKLIEKPKTTKTGQYATGEEILIKLADQHEIVKHILEYRQLTKLCSTYIDALPKLISPRDGRVHTSFNQAVTATGRLSSTNPNLQNIPIRTERGREIRKAFVPRNEEFTLLSADYSQVELRLMAGFAQDEAMIEAFREGKDIHAATAAKIYKIDIETVDSDMRRKAKTANFGIIYGISAFGLAQRLNIPRKEASDLIEAYFKEFPGVKKYMDESIHKAREQEYVETIMGRRRYLRDINSRNQTVRGFAERNAINAPIQGSAADIIKVAMVNIHHWMKKQQLKSRMVLQVHDELVFDVHLDELELMKEHIPLFMSTAVDLPVPLEVGLGTGPNWLEAH; translated from the coding sequence ATGGCCAAACCCGATAAAAAACTTTTTCTGCTCGATGCCCTGGCCCTCATATACCGGGCCCATTTTGCCTTTAGCAAAAATCCGCGCATCACCAGTACAGGCCTCAACACAGGGGCTGTATATGGTTTTACCAACTCACTGCTGGAGATCATTCAAAAAGAAAAACCAACCCATATTGGCGTAGCCTTTGATACCGATGTACCCACCTTCCGGCATGTGGAGTTTGAAGCCTACAAGGCACAGCGCGAAAAGCAGCCTGAAGACATCAAGATAGCCAAGCCTTATATCCGCCAGCTGATCGAGGCTTTCAACATCCCCATCCTGGAGGTAGATGGTTTTGAGGCCGATGATGTGATTGGTACCCTGGCCAAAAAAGCCTGCCGGGCCGGGTTTGAGGTTTTCATGATGACGCCTGATAAGGACTTTGGCCAGCTGGTAGAGGAGCATATTTACCACTACAAGCCTGCCTATATGGGCAATGCTGTAGATATTCTGGGTGTACAGGAGGTACTGGATAAGTGGGATGTAGAACGTATCGATCAGGTGATAGACATGCTGGGCCTGCAGGGCGATGCCGTAGACAATATTCCGGGCATACCGGGCATAGGCCCTAAAACCGCCTCCAAGCTGCTAAAGGAGTATGGTACCGTAGAAAATATTGTGGCCCATGCCGATGAAATAAAAGGAAAGAATGGCGAACGCATCAAAGAGTTTGGCGAGCAGGGTATTCTTTCCAAGCGCCTGGCCACCATTAACCAGGAGGTGCCCATTGATTTTGATCCTGATGCCTTGTTGTATACCGGCCCGGATGATGCCAAACTAAAACCACTGCTGCAGGAGCTGGAGTTCAGGAGCACCATGCGCCGCCTCTATGGCGAAGAAGGCACCAGTGCTGTAGCGGCCGCTACTGCAGCGGTTGCAAAAAAAGCTCAAAAGCAGGGCGCATCCCTGCAGGGCGATTTATTTGCCGCCCCCGCCGCCGAAGATAAGGCAGCATTGCAGGATGGCACTGAAGTAATGGAGGCAGTTGCAGATCTGGCAGCAGAAGATCACAGAACGCTTGCCAGCCCCCGTACCATCTACAATTCCACCCACCACTACCACCTGATGCAGACAGAAAAGCAGCAGGAGGAGCTGGTAAAGCACCTGAAACAGCAAAAAGCTTTTTGCTTCGATACGGAAACAGATGCACTGGATCCGGTAGAGGCCAACCTGGTGGGCATGAGCTTTTGCTGGTATCCTGGCGAGGCCTACTATGTGCCTGTACCTGAAAACGAAGAGGAGGCCAGGCAGTTAATTGGCCGCTTTAAAGCAGTATTGGAAGATGATAAGGTACGCAAAATCGGCCAAAACCTTAAATATGATATACTGGCGCTGCGCAAGTATGATGTAGAGGTACGGGGCCCAATTACCGATACCATGATTGCTCATTACCTGCTGGAGCCCGATATGCGCCATGGCATGGATCTGCTGGCCGAGACCTACCTGAACTATAAACCGGTAAGCATCACAGAGCTGATTGGCAGCAGGGGAAAAGACCAGAAGACCATGCGGGAGGTGCCGCTGGAGGCCATTAAGGAATATGCCGCCGAAGATGCCGATATTACGCTGCAGCTGGAGCGCAAGCTAATGCCCCTGCTGAAACAGGAGAAGCTCTTAAAGCTGTACGCGGATGTGGAAGCACCGCTGGTACATGTGCTGGCCGATATTGAATACAATGGCATTAGTATAGATACCGATGCACTGAAAGAACTTTCGGTACAGATGGACCTGGAGGCACGGGAGCTGGAGAAGCAGGTATACCAGGAGGCAGGGGAAGAGTTCAACATTGGCTCGCCAAAGCAGCTGGGCGAAATCCTCTTCGATAAGCTTAAGCTGATCGAGAAGCCTAAAACCACTAAAACCGGCCAGTATGCTACCGGCGAAGAGATTCTGATCAAACTGGCTGACCAGCATGAAATTGTAAAGCATATACTGGAATACCGCCAGCTTACCAAGCTGTGCAGCACCTACATCGATGCCCTGCCCAAGCTGATCAGTCCGCGTGATGGGCGGGTGCACACCTCCTTTAACCAGGCAGTAACAGCTACAGGCCGCCTGTCTTCTACCAACCCTAACCTGCAGAATATTCCCATCCGCACCGAACGCGGGCGGGAGATACGTAAGGCATTTGTACCCCGCAACGAAGAATTTACCCTGCTCTCCGCTGATTACAGCCAGGTGGAGCTGCGCCTGATGGCTGGTTTCGCTCAGGATGAAGCCATGATTGAGGCCTTCCGTGAAGGAAAAGACATTCATGCTGCCACGGCTGCCAAAATCTATAAAATAGATATTGAAACAGTTGACAGCGATATGCGCCGAAAAGCCAAAACAGCCAACTTCGGTATTATCTATGGGATTTCAGCTTTTGGCCTGGCCCAGCGCCTCAATATTCCCCGCAAAGAGGCCTCTGATTTGATCGAGGCCTATTTCAAGGAATTTCCGGGCGTAAAGAAATACATGGACGAGAGCATCCATAAGGCCCGCGAGCAGGAGTACGTAGAAACCATTATGGGGCGCCGCCGCTACCTGCGCGACATCAATAGCCGTAACCAGACGGTACGGGGCTTTGCAGAGCGTAACGCTATTAACGCCCCCATACAGGGCTCTGCCGCCGATATCATTAAGGTTGCCATGGTTAACATACACCACTGGATGAAAAAACAGCAGCTCAAGAGCCGTATGGTGCTGCAGGTGCATGACGAATTGGTGTTTGATGTGCACCTGGATGAGCTGGAGCTGATGAAGGAGCACATTCCTCTCTTTATGAGCACCGCTGTAGACCTGCCCGTACCGCTGGAGGTTGGCCTGGGCACCGGCCCCAACTGGCTGGAGGCACATTAA
- a CDS encoding NADPH-dependent FMN reductase (COG0655 Multimeric flavodoxin WrbA), with product MEINGRHQPLVLLGSARKGSDTSKLVERLFAGEKARVLDLLDYKICHYNYSGSYPPDDSFQALVQELLAHPVLVFATPIYWYSMSGHMKVFFDRLTDLVSIAKKQGRQLKGKKVFLMAVGTDDALPEGFEVPFRRTARYLDMEFIASCYFASAALEAPLPAEVHAFLKKILALTGEN from the coding sequence ATGGAAATAAATGGCCGCCACCAGCCCCTGGTTCTACTCGGAAGTGCCCGCAAAGGAAGTGATACCTCCAAACTGGTAGAGCGGCTGTTTGCCGGAGAAAAGGCCAGGGTGCTGGACCTGCTCGATTACAAGATATGCCACTACAACTACTCCGGCAGTTACCCGCCCGATGACAGCTTTCAGGCGCTGGTGCAGGAGCTTCTGGCACACCCTGTGCTGGTGTTTGCCACGCCCATCTATTGGTACAGCATGAGCGGGCATATGAAGGTGTTTTTTGACCGCTTAACCGATCTGGTCTCTATTGCAAAAAAGCAGGGGCGGCAGTTAAAAGGCAAAAAAGTATTTCTTATGGCTGTTGGAACTGATGATGCTTTGCCTGAAGGCTTCGAGGTACCTTTTCGGCGTACAGCCAGGTATCTGGATATGGAATTCATTGCCAGCTGTTATTTTGCATCGGCTGCGCTGGAAGCTCCTTTACCGGCAGAGGTCCATGCGTTCCTCAAAAAAATTCTGGCGCTAACAGGAGAGAATTAA